A window from Flavobacterium gyeonganense encodes these proteins:
- a CDS encoding homogentisate 1,2-dioxygenase, with the protein MPLYHKLGNFPQKRHTQFEKPNGGFYYEQLFGTEGFHGHSSLSYHIHRPTQVKAILNSYSVEPKIAIGKNIKSLLFKGFELKPENDFLDSRKPMLVNKDCIIGLAAPKESLRDYFYKNADADEMIFIHKGKGKLRTMLGNIPFQYGDYLIIPRGIIYQIDFESVENRLFYVESYAPFYTPKRYKNQSGQHLEHSPFCERDFILPSELETHDEKGDFLIKIKKEGMIHEVVYATHPFDVVGWDGYNFPYGFSIHNFEPITGRVHQPPPVHQTFETAAFVVCSFCPRLYDYHPKAIPAPYNHSNIDSDEVLYYVDGDFMSRNNIEQGHITLHPKGIPHGPAPGAMERSIGHKETQELAVMVDTFRPLMVTEEAMKLDDGQYYKSWAE; encoded by the coding sequence ATGCCATTATACCATAAACTCGGAAATTTTCCGCAAAAGCGACACACCCAGTTTGAAAAACCAAACGGAGGTTTTTATTACGAACAACTATTTGGAACCGAAGGTTTTCACGGCCATTCATCATTGTCTTATCATATACACAGGCCTACGCAGGTTAAAGCAATTTTAAATTCCTATTCCGTTGAGCCTAAAATTGCAATCGGAAAAAATATAAAATCACTACTTTTTAAAGGTTTTGAGTTAAAACCAGAGAATGATTTTCTGGACAGTCGAAAACCCATGCTGGTCAACAAAGACTGTATTATTGGTCTTGCTGCCCCAAAAGAATCGCTTCGGGATTATTTCTACAAAAACGCCGATGCAGACGAAATGATTTTTATTCACAAAGGAAAAGGAAAGCTTCGCACCATGTTAGGGAATATTCCGTTTCAATATGGCGATTACTTAATTATTCCGCGTGGGATCATTTATCAAATTGATTTCGAGTCAGTAGAAAACCGACTATTTTACGTAGAATCGTATGCTCCATTTTATACCCCAAAACGTTATAAAAACCAATCCGGCCAGCATTTAGAACATTCTCCATTTTGTGAACGTGATTTTATTTTGCCTAGCGAATTGGAAACGCATGACGAAAAAGGCGATTTTTTAATTAAAATCAAAAAGGAAGGAATGATTCACGAAGTGGTTTATGCCACACATCCGTTTGACGTTGTAGGCTGGGACGGCTATAATTTTCCATACGGATTCTCCATTCATAATTTCGAACCTATAACGGGACGTGTGCACCAGCCGCCTCCGGTACATCAAACTTTTGAAACAGCTGCTTTTGTAGTTTGTTCATTCTGCCCAAGACTTTACGATTATCATCCGAAAGCCATTCCGGCACCATACAATCACAGCAATATAGATTCAGACGAAGTACTCTATTATGTAGATGGCGATTTCATGAGCCGTAATAATATCGAACAGGGGCATATTACTTTACATCCAAAAGGAATTCCACATGGTCCGGCTCCTGGAGCTATGGAACGCAGCATTGGTCACAAAGAAACGCAGGAATTAGCCGTTATGGTTGATACTTTCAGGCCGCTTATGGTTACTGAGGAAGCTATGAAATTAGATGATGGTCAGTATTATAAATCGTGGGCGGAGTAG
- a CDS encoding patatin-like phospholipase family protein, protein MVALFLQEKIAFCLSRFSISIWGGASVLLMLVSLHPQNSFSQDKKQDSIKRPKIGLVLSGGGAKGFAHIGVLKVLEEAGLKIDYIGGTSMGSIIGGLYATGYNAAQIDSIFRRTNFDELINDYIPRASKNFYGKRNDELYAIVLPFSNLRIGIPEALSKGMYNYNLLSSLTRNVRHVRDFNQLPTPFLCIGTDIETGEEVLLNKGNLAQAMVASAAFPSLFSPVEVDGKLLVDGGVVNNYPIKEVRDLGADIIIGVDVQDDLLNRKGLKNATRILVQITNMQSIEKMKAKRADTDIYIKPDIRDFGVISFDRGGEIIRRGEDATFEVYEKIKALADGQKFYRKPKLKIGSDTLEIEKINNTKLTDYTKEYLTSKLRFKPGSTITYEDLRVGINNIDATHNFSAISYSLEPNGNKDDLNLVLKENPTHTYLKLGLHYDGLYKSAVLLNLTHRKTFLKNDNTSLDIILGDNFRYDFNYYVENGFNISFGFNSRLNQFNRNVTESISNQLAGNQDNLINVDFLDISHQAYFQTIFVQKFLMGGGLEYKFLKIKSPTLDTNKTIDESNYFSVFGYLKYDSFDNKSFPKTGWYFSGDVQTYLASSNYTHQFYPFSTAKAEIGIARTVFNRATIKFQSDAGLAFGNDSVPFFDYILGGYGYNKVNNFNYFYGYDFLSIAGDSYIKAGITFDYEIFRKNHLNFSANYANLGDDLFSTVDWIDMPKYSGYAIGYGLETMIGPIEVKYSWSPENAKGYTWFNIGFSF, encoded by the coding sequence ATGGTCGCTCTTTTTTTACAGGAAAAAATAGCTTTTTGTCTGTCGCGGTTTTCCATTTCCATCTGGGGCGGGGCATCAGTGCTTTTAATGCTAGTATCACTTCATCCACAAAATTCATTTTCCCAGGATAAAAAACAGGACAGTATTAAAAGGCCAAAAATTGGGTTGGTATTGAGTGGTGGCGGGGCTAAAGGATTTGCCCATATCGGGGTTTTAAAAGTGCTTGAAGAAGCCGGATTAAAAATAGATTACATTGGCGGAACCAGTATGGGTTCCATAATAGGAGGGCTTTATGCAACAGGATATAATGCAGCACAAATTGATTCTATTTTTAGACGAACTAATTTTGACGAACTCATTAATGATTATATACCAAGAGCTTCCAAAAATTTCTATGGTAAACGAAATGATGAATTATATGCTATTGTTTTGCCTTTTAGTAATTTAAGGATTGGAATTCCCGAAGCACTTTCTAAAGGAATGTATAATTATAATTTACTAAGCAGTCTGACCCGGAATGTACGTCATGTACGTGATTTTAATCAACTGCCAACTCCGTTTTTATGTATCGGAACAGATATAGAAACAGGTGAGGAAGTACTCCTGAACAAAGGGAACCTGGCTCAGGCAATGGTGGCAAGTGCCGCTTTTCCGTCTTTATTTTCTCCTGTTGAAGTAGATGGGAAATTACTGGTTGACGGAGGTGTTGTGAACAACTATCCTATTAAGGAGGTTCGTGATTTAGGAGCAGATATTATCATAGGAGTTGATGTACAGGATGATTTGCTAAACAGAAAAGGCCTGAAAAATGCAACTCGTATTCTGGTTCAGATTACAAATATGCAGTCAATTGAAAAAATGAAGGCCAAAAGGGCAGATACAGATATTTATATTAAACCTGATATTCGTGATTTTGGGGTTATTTCATTTGACAGAGGCGGAGAAATTATCAGAAGAGGGGAAGATGCCACATTTGAAGTATATGAAAAAATTAAAGCTCTGGCAGACGGGCAAAAATTTTATAGAAAACCCAAATTAAAAATAGGTTCTGATACTCTTGAAATAGAAAAAATAAACAATACAAAACTTACGGATTATACAAAAGAATATTTAACAAGCAAGCTTCGCTTTAAACCAGGAAGTACCATAACATATGAAGATCTTCGCGTAGGAATAAATAACATAGATGCAACACACAACTTTAGTGCTATTTCTTATTCCCTGGAGCCAAACGGAAATAAAGATGATTTGAATCTCGTACTGAAAGAGAATCCAACACATACTTATTTAAAACTGGGACTTCATTATGACGGACTTTATAAAAGTGCTGTTCTGCTAAACCTTACTCATAGAAAGACGTTTTTAAAAAACGATAATACTTCACTGGATATCATTTTGGGCGATAATTTCAGGTACGATTTCAATTATTATGTCGAAAACGGTTTTAATATCAGTTTTGGTTTCAACTCCAGGCTTAATCAGTTTAACCGGAATGTAACAGAAAGTATTAGTAATCAGTTGGCAGGAAATCAGGATAATCTGATTAATGTTGATTTTTTAGATATCTCACACCAGGCTTATTTTCAAACTATTTTCGTGCAAAAATTTCTTATGGGCGGTGGACTTGAATATAAGTTCCTGAAAATAAAATCCCCAACACTGGATACTAATAAAACCATTGATGAAAGTAATTATTTTAGTGTTTTTGGTTATTTAAAATACGATTCTTTTGATAATAAAAGTTTCCCAAAAACAGGATGGTATTTTTCAGGTGACGTTCAGACTTATCTTGCATCATCGAATTATACACATCAATTCTATCCTTTTTCTACGGCAAAAGCCGAAATCGGAATAGCCAGAACAGTTTTTAACAGAGCTACAATAAAGTTTCAGTCGGATGCCGGACTTGCTTTTGGGAATGACAGCGTACCGTTCTTCGATTATATACTGGGTGGATATGGTTATAATAAAGTAAATAATTTTAATTATTTTTATGGTTATGACTTCCTGAGTATTGCCGGTGATAGTTATATAAAAGCTGGTATAACGTTCGATTATGAAATATTCAGAAAAAATCACCTTAATTTTTCTGCCAATTATGCCAATCTGGGAGATGATCTTTTTAGCACTGTTGACTGGATTGATATGCCCAAATATTCGGGTTATGCAATAGGATATGGCCTGGAAACCATGATCGGTCCAATAGAAGTTAAGTATTCATGGTCGCCGGAAAATGCTAAAGGATATACCTGGTTTAATATTGGATTTTCGTTTTAA
- a CDS encoding succinylglutamate desuccinylase/aspartoacylase family protein, producing MKNNAPMVLFGESILPGENKTINVEIARLHTTTKLNIPIIVRRSKIDGPVVLFSAGIHGDEINGVEIVRQIISKKINRPTRGTIICIPIINIYGFVNKSREFPDGRDLNRVFPGSKKGSLASRFAFHITNQILPIIDYAVDFHAGGASRFNAPQIRITEHNPELKLLADVFNAPFTLYSKNINGSFRNTSEKANVKILLFEGGKSLDINNPVANEGIKGTKRLLDYLNMLDPKHVVEKADFPSIYIKNSVWLRAKQSGLLHDYNMVSRFVTKGTILAIITDPFGKFEQKVKAPHDGFVINANHSPIVYEGDAIYHISKNVDDNADD from the coding sequence ATGAAAAACAATGCCCCAATGGTTCTTTTTGGCGAATCGATTTTGCCCGGAGAAAACAAAACGATCAATGTAGAAATCGCCAGATTACATACTACAACCAAACTTAATATACCGATTATTGTTCGAAGGTCTAAAATTGATGGACCGGTAGTTTTATTTTCTGCCGGAATTCATGGCGATGAAATAAATGGAGTCGAAATTGTACGCCAGATTATCAGTAAAAAAATAAACCGCCCCACAAGAGGCACGATTATTTGCATTCCGATTATCAATATTTACGGTTTTGTCAATAAATCAAGGGAATTCCCTGATGGACGTGATCTGAACCGTGTATTTCCGGGAAGCAAAAAAGGGTCGCTTGCCAGTCGTTTCGCTTTTCATATCACCAATCAGATATTGCCTATTATTGATTATGCGGTTGATTTTCATGCCGGAGGTGCAAGCCGGTTTAACGCTCCTCAAATAAGAATTACAGAGCACAATCCCGAATTAAAACTTCTGGCAGATGTTTTTAATGCTCCGTTTACTTTGTATTCGAAAAACATCAATGGTTCTTTTAGAAATACATCAGAAAAAGCGAATGTAAAAATACTGCTTTTCGAAGGCGGAAAATCATTAGACATCAATAATCCTGTGGCCAATGAAGGTATAAAAGGTACCAAACGCCTGCTTGATTATTTAAACATGCTCGATCCCAAACATGTAGTCGAAAAAGCCGATTTTCCTTCTATTTATATTAAAAATTCAGTCTGGCTGAGAGCAAAACAATCCGGGTTATTACACGATTATAATATGGTAAGCCGATTTGTTACGAAAGGAACTATTTTAGCCATTATTACAGACCCTTTTGGTAAATTTGAGCAAAAAGTAAAAGCACCGCATGACGGCTTTGTTATCAACGCCAATCATTCGCCAATTGTTTATGAAGGCGATGCTATTTATCATATTTCTAAAAATGTAGACGACAATGCCGACGACTAA
- a CDS encoding phenylalanine--tRNA ligase subunit alpha: protein MIDKIKEHIEEAKAFNEKNKESLEKFRVKYLGSKGLLKELFTEFKNIPNDQKKDFGQVINTLKAVAEEKVKAIQEELESKEEVKGFFGDLTRSPEPVIIGSRHPISIVKNQIIDIFANIGFNVSEGPEIEDDWHNFTALNLPEYHPARDMQDTFFIQTNPDVLLRTHTSSVQVRYMENHKPPIRTISPGRVFRNEAISSRSHCIFHQVEGLYIDKDVSFADLKQTLLYFTKEMFGKSKIRLRPSYFPFTEPSAEIDIYWGLKTETDYRITKGTGWLEIGGCGMVDPNVLKNCDINPDEFNGFAFGMGVERIAMLLYQIGDIRMFYENDVRFLEQFKANI from the coding sequence ATGATAGACAAGATAAAAGAACATATCGAGGAAGCTAAAGCCTTTAACGAGAAAAACAAAGAATCTTTAGAGAAGTTCCGTGTTAAATATTTAGGAAGTAAAGGTTTGTTGAAAGAACTTTTTACTGAATTCAAAAATATACCAAATGACCAGAAAAAAGATTTTGGTCAGGTAATCAATACTTTAAAGGCGGTTGCTGAAGAAAAAGTAAAAGCGATTCAGGAAGAATTGGAAAGCAAAGAAGAGGTAAAAGGCTTTTTTGGAGACTTAACCCGTTCGCCTGAACCCGTTATTATTGGTTCACGTCATCCTATTTCGATTGTTAAAAATCAAATTATAGATATTTTTGCCAATATCGGTTTCAACGTTTCTGAAGGTCCGGAAATCGAAGATGACTGGCATAATTTTACTGCACTGAACTTACCGGAATACCATCCGGCGCGCGATATGCAGGATACATTTTTCATTCAGACCAATCCTGATGTGCTGTTGCGTACGCATACATCCTCTGTTCAGGTGCGTTATATGGAAAATCACAAACCGCCAATTCGTACTATTTCTCCGGGACGTGTGTTTCGCAACGAAGCCATTTCGTCACGTTCGCATTGTATTTTCCATCAGGTAGAAGGTTTGTACATTGACAAAGATGTTTCTTTTGCCGATTTAAAACAGACCTTGCTTTATTTTACTAAAGAAATGTTCGGAAAATCTAAGATTCGTTTGCGTCCGTCCTATTTTCCGTTTACAGAACCAAGTGCCGAAATTGATATTTACTGGGGCTTGAAAACCGAAACTGATTACCGTATCACTAAAGGAACAGGCTGGTTAGAAATTGGAGGCTGCGGAATGGTAGATCCAAATGTTCTTAAAAACTGTGATATCAACCCTGATGAATTCAATGGTTTTGCTTTCGGAATGGGAGTAGAGCGTATTGCGATGCTTTTATATCAAATTGGTGATATCCGTATGTTTTACGAAAATGATGTTCGCTTCTTAGAGCAATTCAAAGCAAATATTTAA
- a CDS encoding CvpA family protein, with amino-acid sequence MSFFDIILGALLAFSLYKGIKNGLFVEVASFISLLLGIYIAIKFSSFLKNIIVKYVSWNPNTVQATAFILTFILVVIGVYFLAKILTGIADFAYLGWINKLGGGVFRVLKTVLIVSIFIALFEKINFNHTFAKKETLDNYIFYNPIKKVAAFVYPSIEKGYERLKKVNAEKSVEKE; translated from the coding sequence ATGAGTTTTTTCGATATAATTTTAGGGGCGCTTTTGGCCTTCAGTTTATATAAAGGCATCAAAAATGGCCTCTTTGTAGAAGTTGCTTCTTTTATTTCTTTACTACTAGGAATTTATATAGCGATTAAATTCTCTTCTTTTCTAAAAAACATCATTGTAAAATATGTTTCCTGGAATCCAAACACCGTTCAGGCTACTGCCTTTATACTGACTTTTATTTTGGTGGTAATAGGCGTTTATTTCTTAGCCAAAATTTTAACCGGAATAGCTGATTTTGCTTATTTGGGATGGATCAACAAGTTGGGTGGAGGCGTGTTCAGGGTTTTGAAAACCGTTTTGATCGTAAGTATTTTTATTGCGCTGTTTGAAAAAATCAATTTTAATCACACTTTCGCTAAGAAAGAAACTTTAGACAACTATATTTTTTACAATCCGATTAAAAAAGTAGCGGCTTTTGTCTATCCTTCAATTGAAAAAGGATATGAAAGACTGAAAAAAGTAAACGCTGAAAAGTCTGTAGAAAAAGAATAA
- a CDS encoding Panacea domain-containing protein: protein MAYNPTTVANYFIEKYSKNGDLTPMKIIKLTYIAYGWYLALTDKQQKLIDENPIAWDFGPVFPSLYYSIKQYKKEKITEKIPNATKNERISNEDEQFLDKIWEVYGRFDGVYLSALTHIDGTPWQKVYRKDLNAVISDDDIFEHYKKLKPISN, encoded by the coding sequence ATGGCTTACAATCCAACAACAGTGGCTAATTATTTCATAGAGAAGTATTCTAAAAACGGAGATCTCACGCCTATGAAAATTATCAAGCTTACCTATATTGCATATGGCTGGTATCTGGCATTGACAGATAAACAGCAAAAGCTTATTGATGAAAACCCGATTGCCTGGGATTTTGGCCCTGTTTTTCCTTCTTTGTATTACAGTATTAAACAATACAAGAAAGAAAAAATCACTGAAAAAATACCGAATGCTACCAAAAATGAAAGAATATCAAATGAAGATGAACAGTTTTTAGATAAGATTTGGGAGGTATACGGAAGGTTTGACGGAGTATATTTAAGTGCTTTGACCCATATTGATGGAACGCCATGGCAAAAAGTATATCGAAAGGATTTGAATGCTGTTATTTCTGATGACGATATTTTTGAACATTATAAAAAGTTAAAACCAATTTCTAACTAA